A genomic segment from Syntrophotalea acetylenivorans encodes:
- the pyrR gene encoding bifunctional pyr operon transcriptional regulator/uracil phosphoribosyltransferase PyrR produces MAVRETIILDQPAINRALTRIAHEILERNKGTDDVALVGVVRGGDHLARCLQQRIQDIEGVEIPLGSLDITMYRDDLASRGSLPVEKTDLLFPLENKRIVLVDDVLFTGRTIRAAMDALMDIGRPRSIQLAILVDRGHRELPIRPDYIGRNVPTSVSEKIVVQFNDENNPTEVRVAKP; encoded by the coding sequence ATGGCCGTTCGGGAAACCATCATATTGGACCAGCCGGCGATAAACCGGGCTCTAACCCGCATTGCTCATGAAATACTGGAACGCAATAAGGGGACAGATGATGTAGCCCTCGTGGGGGTAGTTCGAGGCGGCGACCATCTAGCTCGGTGCTTGCAGCAGCGAATCCAGGATATTGAAGGGGTAGAGATACCTCTAGGTTCTCTAGACATCACCATGTACCGCGATGATCTCGCGTCCCGTGGTTCGCTTCCCGTTGAAAAAACTGACCTGCTTTTTCCCCTGGAAAATAAGCGCATCGTGTTAGTCGACGATGTACTTTTTACCGGACGTACCATTCGGGCCGCCATGGATGCTTTAATGGATATTGGCCGGCCCCGGTCCATACAGTTGGCTATTCTTGTCGATCGCGGGCACCGGGAACTCCCGATTCGCCCCGATTATATAGGTCGCAATGTACCGACCTCGGTATCGGAAAAAATCGTTGTTCAATTCAACGATGAAAACAATCCG